The following coding sequences lie in one Thermotoga sp. Mc24 genomic window:
- a CDS encoding LacI family DNA-binding transcriptional regulator, producing MKRRPTINDVAKLAGVSISTVSRYLKDPSQVSEKLGERIREAIKKLGYKPNKIAQGLRTGDSKMIGFIVPDITNPAFLTIVKGAEDFLRKKGYSFIIGGTDHKSKDEVVILESFIFHNVDGVIVTCTGYENKALKELIERYHLKLVFVDRRYPGIDAPYIGVDNFGGVARMVDYLVETGHRSFAYLCGDMTSTAKERLEGFLDRMKKYKIKDYQVLYGEFTFESGYKLTKRLSKIPDAIIAGNDLMAFGVIEALKERGLVVPEDVSVTGFDDMFFSKYYKPSLTTVRQDLYEMGKQAGKVLFALISGKKIRKKEYILPTEIVIRDSVKERRA from the coding sequence ATGAAAAGGCGCCCTACAATAAATGATGTGGCGAAATTAGCTGGTGTTTCGATTTCAACTGTTTCCAGATATTTGAAAGATCCCTCGCAGGTCAGTGAAAAGTTAGGAGAGAGAATAAGAGAAGCCATAAAGAAACTGGGATACAAACCCAACAAGATAGCCCAGGGGTTGAGAACTGGTGATTCCAAAATGATAGGCTTCATCGTACCTGATATAACGAATCCCGCTTTTCTTACTATAGTTAAGGGAGCAGAGGATTTTCTGAGAAAAAAAGGTTATTCATTTATCATAGGAGGAACCGATCATAAATCGAAAGATGAAGTAGTGATTCTCGAATCTTTCATATTCCACAACGTAGACGGTGTTATAGTAACATGTACAGGCTACGAAAACAAAGCTCTAAAAGAACTTATAGAGAGATATCACCTCAAGTTGGTTTTCGTGGATAGAAGGTATCCCGGCATCGATGCTCCCTATATTGGTGTTGATAATTTTGGAGGAGTTGCCAGGATGGTTGATTATTTGGTCGAAACAGGTCATAGGTCATTTGCCTACCTTTGTGGAGATATGACCTCAACTGCGAAAGAACGTCTGGAAGGTTTTCTCGATCGTATGAAAAAGTACAAGATAAAGGATTACCAGGTTCTGTACGGAGAATTCACGTTTGAGAGTGGTTATAAACTCACCAAAAGATTGTCAAAAATACCGGACGCAATAATAGCTGGAAACGATCTTATGGCCTTTGGTGTGATAGAAGCTCTGAAAGAGAGAGGATTGGTAGTTCCAGAGGACGTCAGTGTAACAGGCTTCGACGATATGTTTTTCAGCAAATACTATAAACCTTCTCTAACTACTGTTCGTCAGGATCTTTATGAAATGGGAAAACAAGCCGGGAAAGTTCTGTTTGCACTTATTTCTGGAAAGAAGATAAGAAAAAAAGAGTACATACTTCCAACGGAAATCGTTATAAGAGATTCTGTGAAAGAAAGAAGAGCATAA
- a CDS encoding radical SAM protein, translated as MAFNPVQRAMEMESLVMKGERRKYYRFRYSLYYGGIVTADTVGCKFLCAYCWNYFRNLRPKRAGDFLSPEEVAERLLEISKKRKCDLFRISGAEPILGRRSAEHVRKVIELVNGTFILETNGLMFGIDPSLVDLFVGLNVLIRVSVKGWDEESFEKITGASGEYFRYQLKALEHLHGKVHFWVAVVYDLFREKGLKELEKRLPIPCRIEKEYLEMYP; from the coding sequence ATGGCCTTCAATCCGGTACAAAGAGCCATGGAGATGGAATCGCTTGTCATGAAGGGTGAAAGGCGAAAATACTATAGATTCAGATACTCTCTTTACTACGGGGGAATCGTTACAGCGGATACTGTAGGATGTAAGTTTCTCTGTGCCTACTGCTGGAACTACTTCAGAAACCTCAGGCCCAAGCGTGCAGGGGATTTTCTCTCACCAGAGGAAGTAGCAGAAAGGCTTCTTGAGATCTCAAAGAAAAGAAAGTGTGATCTTTTCAGGATCAGCGGGGCAGAACCGATCCTTGGGAGAAGATCCGCCGAACACGTGAGAAAAGTTATAGAACTTGTGAATGGCACCTTCATTCTGGAGACAAACGGTCTGATGTTTGGAATCGATCCTTCTCTTGTGGATCTTTTCGTGGGCCTCAACGTTTTAATCAGAGTGAGTGTGAAAGGCTGGGATGAAGAAAGTTTTGAGAAAATCACAGGAGCAAGCGGTGAGTACTTCCGCTACCAGCTGAAAGCACTGGAGCATCTCCACGGAAAGGTCCATTTCTGGGTCGCTGTTGTCTACGATCTTTTCAGAGAAAAAGGACTGAAAGAGCTTGAAAAAAGACTCCCCATTCCGTGCAGGATAGAGAAGGAGTATCTGGAAATGTATCCGTAG
- a CDS encoding DUF429 domain-containing protein, with translation MYTMITAGVDGTRRGWVYSIVEGDRVLEIGFMEHFMFLDFPTLVDIPIGLPKKGERECDRLARRILSKRAASVFTVPCRAAVYQKSYKDALRVNRICQGKGFPIQFCHIAKKVREVDAFLRSYPDLSDLIRESHPELCFLRISNRMMESKHTREGLNQRIEVLKEHLVFDVENLQKICREHRIHLHDVLDSLVLALAQQFPLERIPEDPPLDEHGLPMQIIAPARTQRSPNPE, from the coding sequence ATGTACACGATGATCACAGCCGGTGTGGATGGTACGAGGAGAGGATGGGTGTATTCGATAGTGGAGGGAGACAGGGTTCTCGAGATAGGATTCATGGAACACTTCATGTTCCTGGACTTTCCCACACTCGTTGATATTCCCATCGGTCTCCCGAAAAAAGGCGAGAGAGAGTGCGACAGACTTGCCAGAAGAATCCTTTCAAAGAGAGCTGCGAGTGTTTTTACGGTCCCGTGTAGAGCGGCCGTCTATCAGAAAAGTTACAAGGATGCACTGAGAGTCAACAGAATATGCCAGGGGAAAGGATTTCCTATTCAGTTCTGTCATATAGCGAAAAAAGTGAGAGAGGTCGACGCTTTTCTCAGAAGCTACCCAGATCTTTCCGATCTGATCAGAGAATCCCACCCTGAGTTGTGCTTTCTGAGGATATCAAACAGGATGATGGAATCGAAGCACACCAGAGAAGGTTTGAACCAGAGAATCGAGGTCTTGAAAGAACATCTGGTCTTCGATGTGGAAAATCTGCAGAAAATTTGCAGAGAGCACAGAATACATCTTCACGATGTGCTCGATTCACTCGTTCTTGCACTGGCTCAGCAATTTCCTCTTGAGAGGATACCGGAAGATCCCCCACTGGATGAACACGGCCTTCCCATGCAGATCATTGCACCAGCAAGGACACAGCGTTCGCCGAACCCTGAGTGA
- a CDS encoding LVIVD repeat-containing protein, with amino-acid sequence MSNDHLYVADWTNGLLVYDVSDPFSPALLARLEEADWAEKVHVSGNYAYVACYNVGLKVVDVSNPANPVFLERVNFGTVRSVFVSDERIYAVVYGEGVSIIDANDLSQILGTYESQTPYDVIVSDSVLYLADYAFGVQTIDVSDPGNPFVLDHIPTSGGKAQSLWLYEGFLYIADFNGYLTVVDVSDPSHMNEVFNVLTQGSANAVSLLVQ; translated from the coding sequence CTGTCCAATGATCATCTCTACGTGGCAGACTGGACGAACGGTCTTCTGGTCTACGACGTCTCCGATCCCTTTTCTCCTGCATTGCTTGCAAGACTCGAAGAAGCGGACTGGGCGGAAAAGGTGCATGTTTCGGGGAACTACGCTTACGTGGCCTGCTACAATGTGGGTTTGAAGGTGGTGGACGTTTCAAATCCGGCAAATCCTGTATTTCTCGAAAGAGTGAATTTTGGAACGGTGAGAAGTGTCTTCGTGTCAGATGAGAGGATCTACGCCGTTGTCTACGGTGAAGGGGTATCGATCATCGATGCGAACGATCTCTCTCAAATTCTGGGGACCTACGAATCGCAGACACCCTACGATGTGATCGTTTCAGATAGTGTGCTGTATCTTGCAGACTACGCGTTCGGTGTTCAAACGATTGACGTTTCAGATCCTGGAAACCCGTTCGTTCTCGATCACATACCAACGAGTGGAGGAAAGGCTCAGAGTCTGTGGCTTTATGAAGGATTTCTTTACATTGCAGACTTCAACGGATACCTGACTGTGGTGGATGTGAGTGATCCTTCTCACATGAATGAGGTTTTCAACGTCCTCACTCAGGGTTCGGCGAACGCTGTGTCCTTGCTGGTGCAATGA
- a CDS encoding PhoPQ-activated pathogenicity-related family protein, giving the protein MKRFLAILLILPVMVLAIHPLDLLVRARGNPVYETIIATTTQDGDEIYILKSFGMNWQNIQWFHRVGIILPSNLNYKDRAFFFITGGSRKEENERYYDSFLEEVKENLWVAKEFEAPFVVVGDVPNQPIFGLREDALIAETFKMFLENPDPFLPLLVPMTYGVIKAMDTAQDFLEKKGVEIKGFMVSGASKRGWTTYLTAIFDPRVFAIAPMVYDNLNIEAQLLHQKEYYSTYSEKLKDYQEKGLFETLENDLGKRLLEIVDPYAMRLRLSLPKILVLGTNDEYWTVDSANLYVDDLPGETFLFYSPNDPHNLKNVKEIIETLSSFFKMYPKLPKVEFSYEGGKILVEKIPEIVDAELWFARSKSKDFRKTVWLRCGVEETDDSLIGVPPEKPEGFYQAYFLRVTLETNGLRIKLCSKMMVE; this is encoded by the coding sequence ATGAAAAGATTTCTGGCAATTCTTTTGATTCTTCCGGTCATGGTGCTTGCGATACATCCTCTGGATCTTCTTGTTCGTGCGAGGGGAAATCCTGTCTACGAGACGATCATTGCAACCACAACCCAGGACGGCGACGAGATATACATACTGAAATCCTTCGGCATGAACTGGCAGAACATCCAGTGGTTCCACAGAGTGGGCATAATCCTTCCGTCGAACTTGAATTACAAAGATAGGGCGTTTTTCTTCATAACAGGAGGAAGCAGAAAAGAAGAAAACGAACGCTATTATGATTCGTTTCTGGAAGAGGTGAAAGAGAATCTGTGGGTGGCGAAGGAATTCGAAGCACCTTTCGTAGTTGTGGGGGACGTTCCGAATCAGCCAATTTTCGGGCTCAGAGAAGATGCCCTGATCGCAGAAACGTTCAAAATGTTCCTTGAGAATCCAGATCCGTTTCTTCCCCTCCTTGTTCCCATGACGTACGGTGTGATAAAGGCCATGGACACAGCGCAGGATTTCCTTGAGAAAAAAGGCGTGGAAATCAAAGGCTTCATGGTATCGGGGGCCTCCAAAAGAGGGTGGACCACGTATCTTACGGCGATCTTCGATCCGCGTGTTTTCGCCATCGCTCCTATGGTGTACGACAATCTGAACATAGAAGCCCAGCTTTTGCATCAAAAGGAGTACTACAGCACTTACAGCGAAAAACTCAAAGATTATCAGGAAAAAGGGCTTTTCGAAACTCTCGAAAATGATCTGGGAAAAAGGCTCCTTGAAATTGTCGATCCTTACGCTATGAGATTGAGACTCTCTCTTCCAAAGATCCTTGTACTCGGCACCAACGACGAATACTGGACCGTGGATTCGGCGAACCTCTATGTGGATGACCTTCCGGGTGAAACCTTTCTATTCTATTCTCCAAACGATCCCCATAACCTGAAGAATGTGAAAGAGATAATAGAGACTCTTTCTTCGTTCTTCAAGATGTACCCCAAACTGCCGAAGGTGGAATTTTCTTACGAGGGCGGTAAAATACTCGTTGAAAAGATCCCGGAAATTGTGGACGCGGAACTGTGGTTTGCAAGATCGAAGAGCAAAGATTTCAGAAAGACGGTGTGGCTCAGATGTGGCGTGGAAGAAACCGATGATTCGCTGATCGGGGTACCTCCTGAAAAGCCTGAAGGTTTTTATCAAGCGTACTTCTTGAGGGTAACTCTCGAAACCAATGGTTTGAGGATTAAGCTTTGCAGTAAGATGATGGTGGAATAG
- the glnA gene encoding type I glutamate--ammonia ligase: protein MTIETIKKIIEEENVRFIRLQFTDINGILKNVEITPEIFLDSWEDGIMFDGSSIEGFVRIEESDMYLKPVLDTFAVLPWTVDGAKSARVICDVYTPDGKPFEGDPRYRLRRMMEKAAQLGYTPYAGPEMEFFILPTNEKGEPVPEFLDHGGYFDLLPLSKAEEIRRDVAIALEKMGIIVEATHHEVAPSQHEVDFKYDTFLRTADNAQTVKLVIKTMAIFHGYYATFMPKPFFGVNGSGMHVHMSLFKGDQNAFYDPSKPLELSDDLRYFVGGILKHARALAAVTNPTVNSYKRLVPGYEAPVYITWSVGNRSALIRIPKARGKATRLEYRSPDPSCNIYLAFAAILAAGLDGIVNKIEPPKPVEENIYHMTPERREEMGIGSLPGSLKEAVEELKKDDVIIDALGEHIFEKFVEAAEKEWMEYSTYVTNWELQRYLYL from the coding sequence ATGACAATTGAAACTATCAAGAAAATCATTGAAGAGGAGAACGTTCGATTCATCAGATTGCAATTCACTGACATCAATGGGATCTTGAAAAACGTGGAAATAACTCCCGAGATTTTCCTTGATTCATGGGAAGACGGTATCATGTTCGACGGTTCCTCCATTGAAGGTTTTGTGAGAATCGAAGAATCCGACATGTACCTCAAACCCGTCCTCGACACCTTTGCTGTTCTTCCATGGACAGTCGACGGTGCAAAGAGCGCAAGGGTCATCTGCGACGTTTACACTCCCGATGGTAAGCCTTTCGAAGGTGATCCAAGGTACAGACTCAGAAGAATGATGGAAAAAGCGGCACAGCTGGGCTACACGCCGTACGCGGGTCCCGAGATGGAATTTTTCATCCTTCCCACCAACGAAAAAGGAGAACCCGTTCCAGAATTCCTCGATCATGGTGGGTATTTCGACCTTCTCCCGTTGAGCAAAGCCGAAGAGATAAGAAGAGATGTCGCCATTGCCCTCGAGAAAATGGGAATAATCGTTGAAGCCACACACCACGAAGTAGCTCCCTCCCAGCACGAAGTGGACTTCAAGTACGATACCTTCCTGAGAACAGCCGACAACGCCCAGACCGTGAAACTTGTGATCAAAACCATGGCGATCTTCCATGGTTACTACGCGACCTTCATGCCGAAACCCTTCTTCGGTGTGAACGGTTCCGGTATGCACGTTCACATGAGCCTCTTCAAAGGTGACCAGAACGCCTTCTATGATCCAAGTAAACCGCTCGAACTTTCCGATGATCTCAGGTACTTCGTCGGTGGTATTCTGAAACACGCAAGGGCACTCGCTGCTGTCACAAATCCAACAGTTAACAGTTACAAGAGGCTCGTTCCAGGATACGAAGCCCCCGTTTACATCACCTGGTCAGTTGGAAACAGAAGCGCCCTCATCAGAATACCGAAAGCAAGAGGAAAGGCTACAAGGTTGGAGTACAGGTCTCCCGATCCATCCTGTAACATCTATTTGGCATTCGCCGCCATCCTTGCAGCAGGTCTGGATGGCATAGTGAACAAAATTGAACCTCCAAAGCCTGTCGAGGAGAACATTTACCACATGACTCCGGAAAGAAGGGAAGAAATGGGTATAGGATCTCTTCCCGGCAGCTTGAAAGAGGCCGTTGAAGAACTCAAGAAAGATGATGTTATAATAGATGCGCTGGGAGAGCACATATTCGAAAAATTTGTGGAGGCAGCGGAGAAAGAGTGGATGGAATACAGCACTTACGTTACAAACTGGGAACTGCAGCGCTACTTGTATCTCTGA
- a CDS encoding DUF5693 family protein has translation MKKFTNLRNSLFLIFLMSSVVFIVFFLPERVSYDRKGMAFSFLFDDMIDGKRVILFDLSSKKDLPPEAEIVILKGEPLFWEPQELAEKLKGKWLGIVEFDPSYDFARKVVLLKKDGLFFRVHTVKPEEIEKLNLDEEALFHRYKRAVLERSVEVLWIRDIDEKEFLVQGLSNYFRGKVVPFPAPPESEPSFPKWILLIPPILLIISLNPLLLLVVLVLPFSKEWFVSLLFVSGTLAAYFVPKKKWLKVLSFILLSISLSLSLSDLYHLNGILDFRGVKLSLVLLPGFLFFVGLWENRKNWKKYLPLLFLTIPVGFYYLMRSGNSGWVLEVERKLRDWLESILMVRPRFKEIACYPFFWLEGFKEYDFLRESFGSIALVSMFNTFCHVKTPLVVSIYRSALGLAIGYAVFLFLKVFLNRFLTSK, from the coding sequence GTGAAGAAGTTTACAAACTTGAGAAATAGTCTTTTTCTCATTTTTCTGATGAGCTCTGTTGTGTTCATCGTGTTCTTTCTTCCAGAAAGAGTGTCTTACGACAGGAAAGGAATGGCGTTTTCTTTTCTGTTCGATGACATGATCGATGGAAAGCGGGTGATTCTCTTTGACCTTTCAAGTAAAAAAGACCTGCCACCGGAAGCCGAGATCGTGATTCTCAAAGGTGAACCCCTCTTCTGGGAACCTCAAGAACTGGCAGAAAAGTTGAAGGGAAAATGGCTTGGAATCGTAGAGTTCGATCCCTCTTATGATTTCGCCAGAAAAGTCGTTCTCCTGAAGAAGGACGGTCTTTTCTTTCGTGTCCACACGGTGAAACCCGAAGAGATAGAAAAGCTGAACTTGGACGAAGAAGCGCTGTTTCACAGGTACAAAAGAGCCGTTCTTGAACGAAGCGTAGAGGTACTCTGGATAAGGGACATAGACGAGAAAGAGTTCCTCGTTCAGGGACTTTCCAATTATTTCAGAGGAAAAGTTGTACCGTTTCCGGCACCTCCAGAATCCGAACCTTCTTTTCCGAAATGGATCCTTTTGATACCCCCAATCCTTCTTATAATCTCTCTGAATCCTCTGCTTCTTTTAGTAGTCCTCGTTCTGCCTTTTTCAAAAGAGTGGTTCGTTTCCCTTTTGTTTGTTTCCGGCACATTGGCAGCGTATTTTGTACCGAAGAAGAAATGGTTGAAAGTACTGAGTTTTATTCTTCTGTCGATCTCTCTGTCTCTGAGTCTCAGTGATCTTTATCATCTCAACGGTATCCTGGATTTCCGCGGGGTGAAACTCTCGCTCGTTCTTCTTCCTGGGTTTCTCTTTTTTGTGGGGCTCTGGGAGAACAGAAAGAACTGGAAAAAGTACTTGCCACTCCTCTTTCTTACTATTCCTGTAGGTTTCTATTATCTTATGCGTTCGGGAAATTCGGGGTGGGTACTGGAAGTTGAAAGAAAGCTCAGAGACTGGCTGGAAAGCATTTTGATGGTTCGGCCCCGTTTCAAAGAGATTGCGTGCTACCCGTTCTTCTGGTTGGAGGGATTCAAAGAATACGATTTTCTCAGAGAAAGTTTTGGCAGCATTGCCCTCGTTTCAATGTTCAACACGTTCTGTCATGTTAAAACGCCCCTGGTTGTTTCTATCTACAGGAGCGCTCTTGGCCTCGCTATAGGATATGCTGTGTTCTTGTTTTTGAAGGTATTTCTAAACCGCTTTTTAACTTCCAAATAA
- a CDS encoding RluA family pseudouridine synthase has product MRIEVTKENFYRRLDKFLRNQLKDVPLSVIYKLIRKGKVYVNGKRVKDPSFDLEEGDVVEFRYVNLENLPKRSERKDLTPVPMKLDVLYEGKHYLVLNKPPNIAIHPGKGVHVATLIEGLLHYGQEKGFSPFLVHRLDKDTSGLLVVAKDREAARILTELFKDRNIEKEYVTLVRGTPENNMKITIPLDGQEAISEIVSVKSLRDVSLLRVKIHTGRKHQIRRHLSQIGFPVVGDDTYGDRHFNREFRKRYGLKRLFLHSYRMKFIDPWTEEEKDFRAPLPDDLLSVLNFLEERSDEWLEEFLS; this is encoded by the coding sequence ATGAGAATAGAAGTCACCAAGGAGAATTTCTACAGAAGACTGGACAAATTTCTGAGGAACCAGTTGAAAGACGTACCCCTTTCGGTGATATACAAGCTCATCAGAAAGGGAAAAGTGTATGTCAACGGAAAACGTGTGAAGGATCCTTCCTTCGATTTGGAAGAAGGAGATGTGGTGGAATTCCGGTATGTGAATCTGGAAAATCTTCCGAAGAGATCCGAGAGGAAAGATCTCACTCCAGTTCCCATGAAACTCGATGTACTCTACGAAGGCAAGCACTATCTTGTGTTGAACAAGCCGCCAAACATAGCCATACATCCTGGGAAAGGGGTTCATGTCGCGACATTGATCGAAGGACTCCTTCACTACGGTCAGGAAAAGGGATTTTCACCGTTCCTCGTTCACAGACTCGACAAAGACACCTCCGGGCTTCTCGTTGTCGCCAAAGATAGAGAGGCCGCGAGGATTCTCACAGAGTTGTTCAAGGACAGAAACATAGAGAAAGAATACGTTACGCTCGTGAGAGGAACTCCTGAGAACAACATGAAAATCACCATTCCTCTCGATGGACAGGAAGCGATCTCTGAGATCGTCTCAGTGAAATCTCTGAGAGATGTTTCACTCCTCAGGGTGAAAATACACACAGGCAGAAAGCACCAGATAAGAAGACACCTTTCACAGATAGGTTTTCCCGTTGTGGGAGACGATACCTACGGTGACAGACATTTCAACAGGGAATTTCGAAAGAGATACGGTTTGAAAAGACTGTTCCTCCACAGCTACAGAATGAAGTTCATCGATCCGTGGACTGAAGAGGAGAAGGATTTCAGAGCACCCCTTCCAGATGATCTTCTCAGCGTTTTGAATTTTTTAGAAGAGAGGAGTGATGAATGGTTAGAAGAATTTCTCTCCTGA
- the panD gene encoding aspartate 1-decarboxylase produces MLNIYLKSKIHMAKITRKEVYYEGSIEIDEELMEKAGISEGEVVLVVNVNNAARFVTYVIKGKRGSREINLYGAAARLGEEGDRVIIMAFTFSDKPVKAKTIVLNEKNEIIQEK; encoded by the coding sequence ATGCTGAACATATATCTGAAGTCCAAAATTCACATGGCTAAGATCACGAGGAAAGAGGTTTACTACGAAGGAAGTATAGAAATAGACGAAGAGCTGATGGAGAAAGCGGGCATCAGCGAGGGAGAGGTCGTACTGGTGGTGAACGTCAACAACGCCGCGAGGTTCGTAACATACGTTATAAAGGGAAAGAGGGGAAGCCGTGAGATAAACCTATACGGTGCGGCCGCAAGACTCGGTGAAGAGGGTGACAGAGTGATCATCATGGCTTTCACCTTCAGTGACAAACCCGTGAAAGCGAAAACGATCGTTCTCAACGAGAAAAACGAAATCATTCAGGAGAAATGA
- a CDS encoding class I SAM-dependent methyltransferase encodes MGIIYKRFARVFHEGPYTSFSRRIAKNFTKILENFHVRGKKVLDVACGEGTFAVEIAKQGFEVVGIDLSPEMLEFARKRAKEESVPVVFLKKDMRELDFHEEFDIVTCWFDSLNYLLDYSDLKKTFEKVHEALKAGGALLFDMNTVYGLLMANQEGPVYIQQDGKDIFEVQTIEFELEESIATFYVTVFERKQGNLWERFDEIHRERGYRVKEIAYALSDAGFVFSFYEDLLSKSPLTSYSRRLWCVARKVSAG; translated from the coding sequence GTGGGAATTATTTACAAGCGATTCGCCCGAGTTTTTCACGAAGGGCCGTACACATCGTTTTCAAGGAGAATAGCGAAAAATTTCACCAAAATTCTGGAAAACTTTCATGTTCGAGGAAAAAAAGTATTGGATGTGGCCTGTGGAGAAGGAACGTTTGCTGTGGAAATCGCTAAGCAGGGCTTTGAAGTGGTGGGGATAGACCTTTCACCTGAGATGCTGGAGTTTGCCAGAAAAAGGGCAAAAGAAGAAAGCGTACCTGTGGTTTTTTTGAAAAAAGACATGAGAGAACTCGATTTCCACGAAGAATTCGATATCGTCACCTGCTGGTTCGACAGTCTCAACTATCTTTTGGATTACAGCGATTTGAAAAAAACTTTTGAGAAAGTTCATGAAGCTTTGAAAGCAGGCGGAGCGTTGCTTTTCGACATGAACACCGTTTATGGGCTTTTGATGGCCAATCAGGAAGGCCCCGTGTACATTCAGCAGGATGGAAAGGACATCTTCGAGGTTCAAACCATAGAGTTCGAACTGGAGGAATCCATTGCCACCTTCTATGTGACCGTTTTCGAGAGAAAGCAAGGGAACCTGTGGGAGAGATTCGATGAGATACATAGAGAAAGAGGCTACAGAGTGAAAGAAATCGCGTATGCACTGAGTGACGCGGGGTTTGTGTTTTCTTTTTATGAAGATCTTCTCAGCAAGTCCCCTCTGACCAGCTACAGTAGAAGACTGTGGTGCGTTGCGAGGAAGGTGAGCGCAGGATGA
- a CDS encoding PadR family transcriptional regulator, which yields MRHRGGRGFRGWWLASTILLLVAEKPSHGYELAERLSEFGIEIPGIGHMGNIYRVLSDLEESGLLSTEWDTTVSPPRKIYRITPQGKLYLKEILRSLEDMKRRIETLEERIKRVLQEE from the coding sequence ATGAGACACAGAGGCGGGAGAGGATTCCGGGGCTGGTGGCTTGCCAGTACCATTCTTTTACTCGTAGCGGAGAAGCCTTCTCACGGATACGAGCTCGCAGAGAGGCTCTCAGAGTTTGGTATTGAGATACCCGGAATCGGTCACATGGGCAACATTTACCGTGTACTCTCCGATCTTGAAGAGAGCGGGCTTCTCAGCACCGAGTGGGATACAACGGTCAGCCCTCCCAGAAAGATCTACAGGATCACCCCGCAGGGGAAACTCTATCTCAAAGAGATATTGAGGTCTCTGGAGGATATGAAGAGAAGAATAGAAACACTCGAAGAAAGAATAAAGAGAGTGCTTCAGGAAGAATAG
- the mtaD gene encoding 5-methylthioadenosine/S-adenosylhomocysteine deaminase yields the protein MIIGNCLILKDFSSEPFWGAVEIENGTIKRVVQGELKVDLDLSGKLVMPALFNTHTHAPMTLLRGVAEDLSFEEWLFSKVLPIEDRLTEKMAYYGTILAQMEMARHGIAGFVDMYFHEEWIAKAVRDFGMRALLTRGLVDNNGDDGGRLEENLKLYNEWNGFEERILVGFGPHSPYLCSEKYLKRVFDTAKSLNAPVTIHLYETSRENYDLEDILNIGLKEVKTIAAHCVHLPERYFDVLKDVPFFVSHNPTSNLKLGNGIAPVQRMAEHGMKVTLGTDGAASNNSLNLFFEMRLASLLQKAENPHNLDVNTCLKMATYDGAQAMGFKSGKIEEGWNADLVVIDLDLPEMFPVQNIKNHLVHAFSGEVFATMVAGKWIYFDGEYPTIDSEEVKRELARIEKELYSS from the coding sequence ATGATCATAGGAAATTGTCTGATACTGAAGGATTTTTCTTCTGAACCTTTCTGGGGAGCTGTGGAGATCGAAAACGGCACGATAAAACGAGTGGTCCAGGGAGAACTGAAGGTCGATCTGGATCTCTCCGGCAAACTTGTCATGCCGGCTCTTTTCAACACGCACACTCACGCTCCGATGACTCTTCTGAGAGGAGTTGCAGAAGATCTCAGTTTCGAAGAGTGGCTCTTCTCTAAGGTGCTTCCAATAGAAGACAGATTGACGGAGAAGATGGCCTACTACGGTACGATCCTTGCCCAGATGGAAATGGCAAGACATGGTATCGCCGGCTTTGTCGATATGTATTTCCACGAAGAATGGATTGCGAAAGCGGTCAGGGATTTTGGAATGAGGGCCCTTTTGACACGAGGACTTGTGGACAACAATGGAGACGATGGCGGACGTCTTGAAGAGAATTTGAAGCTCTACAACGAGTGGAACGGCTTTGAAGAGAGGATCCTCGTTGGATTCGGTCCTCACTCACCTTACCTTTGTTCTGAAAAATATCTGAAGAGAGTCTTCGACACTGCGAAGTCTCTGAACGCCCCCGTAACGATTCATCTTTATGAGACTTCCAGAGAAAATTACGACCTAGAGGATATTTTGAACATTGGCTTGAAAGAAGTGAAGACCATTGCGGCCCATTGTGTTCATCTTCCCGAGAGATATTTCGATGTCCTGAAAGATGTTCCATTTTTCGTTTCTCACAATCCCACGAGCAACCTGAAACTCGGAAACGGGATAGCACCCGTTCAGAGAATGGCAGAGCACGGGATGAAAGTTACCCTCGGCACGGATGGAGCGGCGAGCAACAACTCTCTGAATCTGTTCTTCGAAATGAGACTCGCGAGTCTCCTTCAGAAGGCAGAGAATCCGCACAATTTGGATGTGAACACATGTTTGAAAATGGCAACGTACGATGGAGCACAAGCGATGGGATTCAAAAGTGGAAAGATTGAAGAAGGCTGGAACGCCGATCTTGTGGTAATAGATCTCGACCTCCCCGAAATGTTTCCAGTTCAGAACATAAAAAACCACCTCGTTCACGCTTTCAGCGGTGAAGTTTTCGCCACGATGGTCGCTGGAAAATGGATCTACTTCGATGGAGAGTACCCGACCATAGATTCAGAAGAAGTGAAAAGAGAACTGGCCCGTATAGAAAAAGAACTCTATTCTTCCTGA